Proteins from a genomic interval of Quercus robur chromosome 9, dhQueRobu3.1, whole genome shotgun sequence:
- the LOC126699350 gene encoding uncharacterized protein LOC126699350, with amino-acid sequence MADEQQKGNMEHGVFKAKVWLSITKTLNEQTGKGFTPKQVKDKHNRLRQKQRKWGQLLRHIGLGWDETTQTVTASDEVWANVIAGDNKAAALRKKRCPDYEKLKQLFAPNTATGSLQISSNTPAQIVMKSVSWKRNLPMRNVRHIVPSWMMMIATIPTWRA; translated from the exons ATGGCCGATGAACAACAAAAGGGGAACATGGAACATGGTGTCTTTAAGGCCAAAGTTTGGTTATCAATTACGAAAACCCTAAATGAGCAAACTGGGAAGGGTTTCACCCCTAAGCAAGTGAAAGACAAGCATAATAGGCTTaggcaaaaacaaagaaagtggGGCCAGCTTTTGAGGCATATCGGGTTGGGGTGGGATGAGACAACCCAAACGGTGACGGCTTCTGATGAGGTGTGGGCTAACGTGATTGCG GGGGATAATAAGGCAGCTGCATTACGGAAGAAAAGGTGTCCTGATTATGAGAAGCTGAAGCAACTTTTTGCCCCTAATACTGCAACCGGTTCCCTTCAAATTTCCTCAAACACGCCAGCCCAGATAGTGATGAAGAGCGTGTCCTGGAAGAGGAACTTGCCAATGAGGAACGTGAGGCACATCGTACCCAgttggatgatgatgattgcTACAATCCCAACATGGAGGGCGTAA
- the LOC126700916 gene encoding uncharacterized protein LOC126700916: MKQTNINDKLDKEKRAQACQYIGRLFYLAGIPFNVAHLDEFKWAVEVIGQYGPNMKPSSYHELRVPILKKEVAYTNELLSDHKQDWEKYGCSITFDGWTSRTNRTLINFFMNCPSGTMFVKSIDASFFMKIGEKTFELLDAFVEQIGEANVVQVVLDNGSNYVLAGKLLEAKRPNLYWTPCATHCIDLILEDVGKIPRIAKTLERAIQLTRYIYNHGGVLHMMREYTKQRELVRAGKTRFCTSYFAIKSICKQKHNLRAMFTFEEWVRSRWAKEANAKQVVETILMSIFWNTIVYILKVMGPLVRVLCLVDNEIKPAMGYIYEAVDRAKEAIIKTFNENEERYSNIFKIIDKRWECQLHRPLHAAGHFLNLEYFYFDNNIATDHEITAGLCTCIQRLVPSAEIQDKIMAELPIYKKAEGLFGIELTKISRKTTAPAEWWSLYGSSTLNLQQLVIRILSLTCNACGCERNWSVFEQIHTKRRNRLAQKRLNDLVFGKYNQKMKARYDKRDVIDPISLDDIDESNEWLLGEMGAKPFMNVEDELVFDDDDDDGLTWGVVARAAGVGEPRKNTRFETKSRACTKASTSQPNIEEKMLILMRPRK, from the exons ATGAAGCAAACTAACATCAATGATAAACTTGACAAAGAGAAAAGAGCACAAGCTTGTCAGTATATTGGCCGGCTATTTTATCTAGCTGGTATACCATTCAATGTTGCTCACTTAGATGAATTTAAATGGGCAGTTGAAGTTATTGGACAGTATGGTCCAAATATGAAGCCTTCTAGTTACCATGAGTTAAGAGTTCCAATTCTCAAAAAGGAGGTGGCTTACACAAATGAGTTATTGAGTGATCACAAGCAAGATTGGGAGAAATATGGATGTTCTATTACGTTTGATGGGTGGACTAGTAGAACCAATAGGACCTTGATTAACTTTTTCATGAATTGCCCATCTGGAACCATGTTTGTGAAGTCAATTGATGCatcattttttatgaaaattggGGAAAAAACATTTGAATTACTTGATGCATTTGTAGAACAGATTGGGGAGGCTAATGTAGTTCAAGTAGTATTGGATAATGGATCTAATTATGTGTTGGCTGGGAAGTTGTTGGAAGCAAAAAGGCCAAATTTGTATTGGACTCCATGTGCTACACACTGCATTGACCTTATATTGGAGGACGTTGGGAAAATTCCTAGAATTGCAAAAACTTTGGAAAGGGCCATTCAATTGACTAGATATATCTACAATCATGGGGGTGTCTTACATATGATGAGAGAATACACAAAACAAAGAGAGCTGGTTAGGGCTGGGAAAACTAGGTTTTGCACTTCATATTTTGCAATAAAATCTATTTGTAAGCAAAAGCATAACCTAAGGGCCATGTTTACTTTTGAGGAGTGGGTTCGTAGTAGATGGGCAAAGGAAGCAAATGCTAAACAAGTAGTAGAAACAATTTTGATGTCTATTTTTTGGAATACTATAGTTTACATTCTTAAAGTTATGGGCCCTCTTGTTCGGGTTCTTTGCCTTGTTGATAATGAGATAAAACCAGCTATGGGTTACATATATGAGGCAGTGGATAGGGCCAAAGAAGCtattataaaaacttttaatGAGAATGAAGAAAggtattcaaatatttttaaaatcattgatAAGAGATGGGAATGTCAATTACATCGGCCTTTGCATGCAGCAGGTCATTTCTTGAATCTTGAGTACTTCTATTTTGATAATAACATAGCAACAGATCATGAAATTACAGCAGGATTGTGTACTTGTATACAAAGACTAGTTCCTAGTGCTGAAATTCAGGACAAGATCATGGCTGAGCTACCCATTTATAAGAAAGCTGAAGGACTCTTTGGCATTGAATTGACTAAAATATCAAGAAAGACAACGGCTCCAG ctGAATGGTGGAGTTTGTATGGGAGCTCAACTCTGAATTTGCAACAGTTAGTTATAAGAATCTTGAGCTTGACTTGTAATGCATGTGGTTGTGAGCGCAACTGGAGTGTGTTTGAGCAG ATTCACACAAAAAGAAGGAATAGACTTGCACAAAAACGACTAAATGATCTGGTCTTTGGGAAGTATAATCAAAAGATGAAGGCACGATATGATAAGCGTGATGTTATTGATCCCATCTCCTTAGATGATATAGATGAAAGTAATGAATGGTTGTTGGGGGAAATGGGTGCTAAACCATTTATGAATGTTGAAGATGAGTTggtttttgatgatgatgatgatgacggtTTAACATGGGGTGTAGTGGCAAGAGCTGCTGGTGTTGGAGAACCAAGGAAGAATACTAGATTTGAAACAAAATCAAGGGCATGCACAAAGGCCTCAACGTCACAACCAAATATTGAAGAGAAGATGCTGATTCTGATGAGACCGAGGAAGTGA
- the LOC126700242 gene encoding SWR1 complex subunit 2 isoform X1: METSKEQEEEAHAFLDRTSRPTRGKRMNKLLDEEIEEDELFWNQEALKDEENDVNYEEEQEVADEFDSDFDEDEPEPDEEVENDVEDRTRPKKRLIFPGKTLAKRKTKKKDLSKLEADPNDEKPAQKSGSREHHDGPDDNEGERTIRKSTRTSVIVRQAERDAIRAALQATMKPIKRKKEGEEKKMTQEEMLLEAAQTEIMNLRNLERVLAREEEVKKRAIVHKAVYSGPQIRFFSKDGSSYLEFSKGLSFLSEISTTPVPYPEKAVCAVTGLPARYRDPKTGLPYATKEAFKIIRERYADENSGVPKEMDMGDLFDSLSGTGFSAKRKRSVTPNKSEVSYLRYLARFRRIPAIESEEDSE, from the exons ATGGAGACCTctaaagaacaagaagaagaagcacaTGCATTCCTCGATCGCACCTCTCGACCAACGAGAGGGAAGAGAATGAATAAGCTGCTCGACgaggaaattgaagaagacGAGCTTTTCTGGAATCAAGAAGCTCTTAAAGAt GAAGAGAATGATGTTAATTATGAAGAAGAGCAAGAGGTTGCTGATGAGTTTGATAGTGACTTTGATGAAGAT GAGCCCGAGCCAGATGAAGAAGTAGAAAACGATGTTGAGGACAG GACGCGTCCAAAGAAGAGACTAATATTCCCCGGAAAGACTCTAGCGAAGAGGAAAACGAAAAAGAAAGACCTCTCGAAGTTAGAAGCTGATCCCAATGATGAAAAACCAGCTCAAAAGTCTGGCTCCCGTGAACACCATGATGGCCCTGATGACAATGAAGGAGAGAGGACGATCAGGAAATCTACTAGAACTTCGGTCATTGTTAGGCAAGCTGAGAGAGATGCAATACGCGCAGCTCTGCAAGCAACAATGAAG ccaataaaaaggaaaaaggaaggagaggagaagaagatgacCCAAGAAGAGATGCTCTTGGAAGCAGCTCAAACAG AAATCATGAACTTGAGGAACTTGGAGCGTGTTTTAGCAAGGGAGGAAGAAGTTAAGAAAAGAGCAATTGTGCATAAAGCTGTCTACAGTGGCCCGCAGATACGATTTTTTTCAAAGGACG GTTCTTCATATTTAGAATTCAGTAAAGGATTGTCATTTCTGTCAGAGATTTCTACAACACCTGTTCCTT ATCCGGAGAAGGCTGTATGTGCAGTTACTGGTTTGCCTGCCAG GTATCGTGATCCAAAGACAGGGCTGCCTTATGCTACAAAAGAAGCATTCAAAATCATTCGTGAACG CTATGCTGATGAGAATAGTGGGGTCCCAAAGGAAATGGACATGGGAGATTTATTTGATTCACTTTCCGGGACAGGGTTTTCTGCTAAGCGTAAGAGATCAGTGACACCAAATAAAAGTGAAGTATCATATCTGCGATACTTGGCTCGTTTCCGCAGAATTCCTGCCATTGAAAGTGAAGAAGATTCAGAATAG
- the LOC126700242 gene encoding SWR1 complex subunit 2 isoform X2, whose protein sequence is MKRMMLIMKKSKRLLMSLIVTLMKMTRPKKRLIFPGKTLAKRKTKKKDLSKLEADPNDEKPAQKSGSREHHDGPDDNEGERTIRKSTRTSVIVRQAERDAIRAALQATMKPIKRKKEGEEKKMTQEEMLLEAAQTEIMNLRNLERVLAREEEVKKRAIVHKAVYSGPQIRFFSKDGSSYLEFSKGLSFLSEISTTPVPYPEKAVCAVTGLPARYRDPKTGLPYATKEAFKIIRERYADENSGVPKEMDMGDLFDSLSGTGFSAKRKRSVTPNKSEVSYLRYLARFRRIPAIESEEDSE, encoded by the exons At GAAGAGAATGATGTTAATTATGAAGAAGAGCAAGAGGTTGCTGATGAGTTTGATAGTGACTTTGATGAAGAT GACGCGTCCAAAGAAGAGACTAATATTCCCCGGAAAGACTCTAGCGAAGAGGAAAACGAAAAAGAAAGACCTCTCGAAGTTAGAAGCTGATCCCAATGATGAAAAACCAGCTCAAAAGTCTGGCTCCCGTGAACACCATGATGGCCCTGATGACAATGAAGGAGAGAGGACGATCAGGAAATCTACTAGAACTTCGGTCATTGTTAGGCAAGCTGAGAGAGATGCAATACGCGCAGCTCTGCAAGCAACAATGAAG ccaataaaaaggaaaaaggaaggagaggagaagaagatgacCCAAGAAGAGATGCTCTTGGAAGCAGCTCAAACAG AAATCATGAACTTGAGGAACTTGGAGCGTGTTTTAGCAAGGGAGGAAGAAGTTAAGAAAAGAGCAATTGTGCATAAAGCTGTCTACAGTGGCCCGCAGATACGATTTTTTTCAAAGGACG GTTCTTCATATTTAGAATTCAGTAAAGGATTGTCATTTCTGTCAGAGATTTCTACAACACCTGTTCCTT ATCCGGAGAAGGCTGTATGTGCAGTTACTGGTTTGCCTGCCAG GTATCGTGATCCAAAGACAGGGCTGCCTTATGCTACAAAAGAAGCATTCAAAATCATTCGTGAACG CTATGCTGATGAGAATAGTGGGGTCCCAAAGGAAATGGACATGGGAGATTTATTTGATTCACTTTCCGGGACAGGGTTTTCTGCTAAGCGTAAGAGATCAGTGACACCAAATAAAAGTGAAGTATCATATCTGCGATACTTGGCTCGTTTCCGCAGAATTCCTGCCATTGAAAGTGAAGAAGATTCAGAATAG